Proteins encoded in a region of the Diabrotica undecimpunctata isolate CICGRU chromosome 10, icDiaUnde3, whole genome shotgun sequence genome:
- the LOC140452429 gene encoding E3 ubiquitin-protein ligase Rnf220-like has product MKKWYIKCVQKHYLNVIKCIFIEIKMSFPKDNDITPGSSCQSEEEVRSCRFKKRLNYPTYCPVCSVTIRDSEANLHLNSEIEKLNKLQVSKVKLLNGKNTPSSSNDSVEKNSDKNWETFQKIRLNRQSRQRTKTRKRKAEETCPVCNQEVQEDLTLHVELCLRRSEANSSESDENIDVEAFEEYDWAGQSRIRATSLLEGGVSSLGTTINMVDDDEELNVDVDDHQMYGSPEYSETDVILPCENSENQALRTAVTGVEPKKCSPHRTHLEIAETNGDPILKVLKNRIAELESRVSNKEEVFKCLICMERYRTPVISVCCWHVHCEECWLQTLGVKKLCPQCNMITSPTDLRKIYM; this is encoded by the coding sequence ATGAAAAAATGGTATATTAAATGCGTACAGAAACATTATTTGAATGTTATTAAATGCATATTTATTGAAATCAAGATGAGTTTTCCTAAAGACAATGATATTACCCCAGGTAGCAGTTGTCAAAGTGAGGAAGAGGttagaagttgtagatttaaaaaaagattaaatTACCCCACTTACTGTCCTGTCTGCAGTGTGACTATACGAGATTCAGAAGCAAATTTACACTTAAATTCTGAAAttgaaaaactaaataaattgcagGTTTCCAAAGTTAAATTATTAAATGGAAAAAACACCCCAAGCTCTTCAAATGATTCAGTAGAAAAGAATTCTGATAAAAATTGGGAAACATTCCAAAAAATCCGATTAAATAGACAAAGTAGGCAAAGGACAAAGACCAGGAAAAGAAAAGCTGAAGAAACTTGTCCTGTGTGTAATCAAGAGGTACAAGAAGATTTAACTTTACATGTTGAATTGTGTCTTAGAAGATCTGAAGCAAATAGTAGTGAAAGTGATGAAAATATTGATGTGGAAGCCTTTGAAGAGTATGATTGGGCTGGACAGTCTCGTATTCGTGCAACTAGTTTATTAGAAGGAGGGGTGTCTAGCTTAGGAACAACAATAAATATGGTTGACGATGATGAAGAATTAAATGTTGATGTTGATGATCATCAAATGTATGGATCTCCTGAGTATTCTGAAACAGATGTGATACTACCTTGTGAAAATTCTGAAAACCAAGCTCTTCGCACAGCTGTAACTGGAGTTGAACCAAAAAAGTGTTCCCCACATAGAACTCATCTGGAAATTGCAGAAACCAATGGAGATCctattttaaaagttttgaaaaatagAATTGCAGAATTGGAGAGTAGAGTGTCAAATAAAGAAGAAGTGTTTAAGTGTTTAATTTGTATGGAAAGGTATAGAACACCAGTGATTTCGGTATGTTGCTGGCATGTGCATTGTGAGGAATGTTGGTTACAAACATTAGGAGTCAAAAAATTGTGCCCCCAGTGTAATATGATTACTTCTCCAACAGATTTAAGAAAGATTTACATGTAA